The following coding sequences are from one Streptomyces sp. NBC_01232 window:
- a CDS encoding GNAT family N-acetyltransferase has translation MSPESGTLCGSEVLDNPVWAALTGPHRGFAEFGPAGLAARYVRDASPFSALADPEDPRAWADLAALAGPGEEVWVTGLPTPPPGWEALVTLPGVQLDGRAVRAQAAPEAVRLGRGDVPEMLELVGLTRPGPFLDRTVELGTYLGIRHEGRLVAMAGERMRPAGWSEISAVCTHPEHRGRGLAARLIRAVAAAARERGDSPFLHAAASNTGAVRLYESMGFTLRRSPLFLGLRTP, from the coding sequence ATGTCCCCCGAGAGCGGCACGCTGTGCGGCAGTGAAGTACTCGACAACCCGGTCTGGGCCGCGCTGACCGGCCCGCACCGGGGTTTCGCCGAGTTCGGGCCCGCAGGTCTGGCGGCCCGCTACGTCCGGGACGCGTCGCCGTTCTCGGCCCTCGCCGATCCGGAGGACCCTCGGGCGTGGGCGGACCTGGCCGCGCTGGCCGGCCCCGGGGAGGAGGTCTGGGTGACCGGGCTGCCGACCCCGCCGCCGGGCTGGGAGGCGCTGGTGACGCTTCCGGGCGTACAGCTGGACGGCCGGGCGGTACGGGCGCAGGCCGCGCCGGAGGCGGTACGGCTCGGCCGCGGCGACGTGCCGGAGATGCTGGAGCTGGTGGGGCTGACCAGGCCGGGCCCGTTCCTGGACCGGACGGTCGAGCTGGGCACGTACCTCGGGATACGTCACGAGGGCCGGCTGGTGGCGATGGCCGGGGAGCGGATGCGGCCGGCGGGCTGGTCGGAGATCAGCGCGGTGTGCACGCACCCGGAGCACCGGGGCCGGGGCCTGGCGGCCCGGCTGATACGGGCGGTCGCGGCGGCGGCCCGCGAGCGCGGGGACAGCCCGTTCCTGCACGCGGCGGCGTCGAACACCGGCGCGGTGCGGCTCTACGAGTCGATGGGCTTCACCCTGCGCCGCAGCCCGCTCTTCCTGGGCCTGCGCACTCCGTAG
- a CDS encoding Lrp/AsnC family transcriptional regulator — protein MRLNDLDERIVHALAEDARRSYADIGSEVGLSAPAVKRRVDRLRAEGAITGFTVRVDPAAMGWETEGFIEIYCRHNTSPDDIRRGLERYPEVVSASTVTGDADALVQIFASDMRHFERVLERIAGEPFVERTKSVLVLSPLLRRFTSGAPA, from the coding sequence GTGCGACTGAACGATCTCGACGAACGCATCGTGCACGCCCTCGCCGAAGACGCCCGCCGCTCCTACGCGGACATCGGCTCCGAGGTCGGGCTCTCCGCCCCCGCCGTCAAGCGGCGCGTGGACCGGCTGCGCGCCGAAGGTGCCATCACCGGCTTCACCGTGCGCGTCGACCCGGCCGCCATGGGCTGGGAGACCGAGGGCTTCATCGAGATCTACTGCCGCCACAACACCTCGCCGGACGACATCCGGCGAGGACTGGAGAGATACCCCGAGGTGGTGTCCGCGTCGACCGTCACCGGCGACGCGGACGCCCTCGTCCAGATCTTCGCCTCCGACATGCGCCACTTCGAGCGGGTCCTGGAGCGCATCGCGGGCGAGCCCTTCGTGGAACGCACCAAGTCGGTGCTCGTCCTCTCCCCGCTGCTGCGCCGCTTCACCTCCGGCGCACCCGCCTGA
- a CDS encoding amino acid permease, with amino-acid sequence MLDHGQAPPLVSEPRRPANPLLRRKPVEQLVAEGGQGEGGALKRSLTMWQLTMISIGATLGTGIFVVLGSATPVAGPAVFIAFIVAGLTALFSALSYAELAGSIPVSGSSYSYAYATMGELIAWVCGWCLVLEYGVSVAAVAVGWGEYLNELLDGTLGFTIPEGFSAPLGEGGYINMPALVVVMLCMVFLLRGAKESARINSIMVGVKIVTLAIFIVIGFMGIKAGNYTPLAPLGITAISTAASMLFFSYIGFDAASTAGEEAKNPKRDLPRAIMLSLLIVTVIYCLVALVAVGAMPWQEFEGSEAALAKIMEDVTGHSFWSVILAAGAVVAIASVVFAVLYGQTRILFAMSRDGLMPKAFAKVDPKTGTPRINTIIVCLFCGLLAAFIPLGELANATSIGTLFAFGLVNVAVVILRYTRPEMNRTFRVALFPVTPILGFLFCGYLMTKLPGITWAVFGGWMAVGLVIYFFYGMRRSSLATVATEATPAAEAAEQK; translated from the coding sequence GTGCTCGACCACGGCCAGGCGCCACCGCTCGTATCCGAGCCCCGCAGGCCCGCCAACCCGCTGCTCCGCCGCAAGCCCGTGGAGCAGCTGGTCGCCGAGGGCGGCCAGGGTGAGGGCGGCGCGCTCAAGCGGTCGCTCACCATGTGGCAGCTGACCATGATCAGCATCGGCGCGACCCTGGGCACCGGCATCTTCGTCGTCCTCGGCTCGGCCACGCCCGTTGCCGGCCCGGCCGTCTTCATCGCGTTCATCGTCGCGGGCCTGACCGCGCTGTTCTCGGCGCTCTCCTACGCCGAGCTCGCGGGCTCCATCCCCGTCTCGGGCTCCTCGTACTCCTACGCCTACGCCACCATGGGCGAGCTCATAGCCTGGGTCTGCGGCTGGTGCCTGGTCCTGGAGTACGGCGTCTCCGTCGCGGCCGTCGCCGTCGGCTGGGGCGAGTACCTCAACGAGCTGCTCGACGGCACCCTCGGCTTCACCATCCCCGAGGGCTTCTCCGCCCCGCTGGGCGAGGGCGGCTACATCAACATGCCCGCCCTGGTCGTGGTCATGCTCTGCATGGTCTTCCTGCTCCGCGGGGCCAAGGAGAGCGCCCGGATCAACTCGATCATGGTCGGCGTCAAGATCGTGACGCTGGCGATCTTCATCGTCATCGGCTTCATGGGCATCAAGGCCGGCAACTACACCCCGCTGGCCCCGCTCGGCATCACCGCCATCAGCACCGCCGCGTCGATGCTCTTCTTCTCGTACATCGGCTTCGACGCCGCCTCCACCGCCGGCGAGGAAGCCAAGAACCCGAAGAGGGACCTGCCCCGCGCGATCATGCTCTCGCTGCTGATCGTCACCGTGATCTACTGCCTCGTCGCCCTGGTCGCCGTCGGCGCCATGCCGTGGCAGGAGTTCGAGGGCAGCGAGGCGGCCCTGGCCAAGATCATGGAGGACGTCACCGGACACTCCTTCTGGAGCGTCATCCTCGCCGCGGGCGCCGTCGTCGCCATCGCCAGCGTCGTCTTCGCCGTCCTCTACGGCCAGACCCGCATCCTCTTCGCCATGTCCCGCGACGGCCTGATGCCCAAGGCGTTCGCCAAGGTCGACCCGAAGACCGGCACGCCGCGCATCAACACGATCATCGTCTGCCTCTTCTGCGGACTGCTCGCCGCCTTCATCCCGCTGGGTGAGCTGGCGAACGCCACCAGCATCGGCACGCTCTTCGCCTTCGGCCTGGTCAACGTGGCCGTCGTCATCCTGCGCTACACCCGCCCCGAGATGAACCGCACCTTCCGGGTCGCGCTCTTCCCGGTCACCCCGATCCTGGGCTTCCTCTTCTGCGGCTACCTGATGACGAAGCTCCCCGGAATCACCTGGGCGGTCTTCGGTGGCTGGATGGCGGTCGGGCTCGTGATCTACTTCTTCTACGGCATGCGCCGCTCCAGCCTGGCCACTGTGGCCACCGAGGCCACCCCGGCCGCGGAGGCCGCTGAACAGAAGTGA
- a CDS encoding GDSL-type esterase/lipase family protein: protein MRHPDEPSPWQDARPFLRGVAWLDQGRPVRADPADTMRLPWDTGERSTLPIGVRLEFTTESARAVEVRYRATVPGPTDALRDLAHGFALWDRHGVVTEVFTEPAAEAVVRIELGRGSGPFTIHPPETQSPLILGLRGIGGPLSPAPTAPRWVVHGDSITEGWWSTRPAHGWPAVAGRALGWDTVNLGYAGAARGELTTAEQLAGLPADVLTLAFGTNCWSRVPFSAPLLYETTRAFLELVRQGHPRTPILLVSPVLRPDAERTPNKLGATLGALRDAMERATRDRIAAGDGRLAVLPGRDLLGPEHLADGLHPNDGGHQVLGLAVVTALQRAGFGVG, encoded by the coding sequence CTGCGCCACCCCGACGAGCCGTCGCCGTGGCAGGACGCACGGCCCTTCCTGCGCGGGGTCGCCTGGCTGGACCAGGGGCGCCCGGTGCGCGCCGATCCGGCCGACACGATGCGGCTGCCCTGGGACACCGGCGAGCGCTCCACACTGCCCATCGGGGTCCGGCTGGAGTTCACCACCGAGTCCGCACGGGCCGTGGAGGTCCGCTACCGGGCGACCGTGCCCGGCCCCACCGACGCCCTGCGCGACCTCGCGCACGGCTTCGCGCTGTGGGACCGGCACGGGGTGGTCACCGAGGTGTTCACCGAACCGGCCGCGGAGGCTGTCGTACGCATCGAACTGGGCCGCGGAAGTGGCCCGTTCACCATCCACCCGCCCGAGACCCAGTCCCCGCTGATCCTCGGCCTGCGCGGGATCGGCGGCCCGCTCTCGCCTGCACCGACCGCCCCGCGCTGGGTGGTCCACGGCGACTCCATCACCGAGGGCTGGTGGTCCACCCGCCCCGCGCACGGCTGGCCCGCGGTCGCCGGCCGGGCACTCGGCTGGGACACCGTCAACCTCGGCTACGCGGGGGCCGCACGCGGTGAACTCACCACCGCGGAACAGCTCGCGGGCCTGCCCGCCGACGTCCTCACCCTCGCCTTCGGCACCAACTGCTGGTCCCGGGTGCCCTTTTCGGCACCCCTTCTGTACGAAACCACGCGCGCCTTCCTCGAACTGGTCCGGCAGGGGCACCCGAGGACCCCGATCCTGCTGGTGTCCCCCGTCCTGCGGCCCGACGCCGAGCGCACCCCCAACAAACTCGGTGCCACTCTCGGCGCCCTGCGGGATGCGATGGAGCGCGCCACCCGGGACCGGATCGCCGCCGGCGACGGCCGTCTGGCCGTGCTCCCGGGCCGTGACCTGCTCGGACCGGAGCACCTGGCCGACGGGCTGCACCCCAACGACGGCGGACACCAGGTGTTGGGCCTCGCTGTGGTCACGGCTCTGCAGCGCGCCGGGTTCGGTGTCGGGTGA
- a CDS encoding SCO0930 family lipoprotein: MGIKRGTTLAAAAIVVVLAATACGPTDDKAADTTKPVGAAAAAQDSKAPPAADGAYGSDGGYGAAGGGSGAAPATDAKPAGQLAMASNDKVGPVLTDSAGFTLYRFDKDTAKPPKSNCDGDCEKTWPVVAAGDVTAAAGMDPALLGEVVRTDGSKQLTVGGWPAYRYSKDTKAGDVNGQGVGGVWFALAADGKKAAKGAPTAAPAPAAPAEGEAPAGGAAEADGKLSVAKDPKLGEHIVDGKGMTVYRFKPDTQWPMTSKCVGDCLAKWPVVAPLEKANDKGIVEKNYTVLNRPDGQKQQSVDCWPVYTFSGDKKPGDINGQGVGGTWYAVSPDGKLITVK, from the coding sequence ATGGGCATCAAGCGCGGAACCACCCTGGCCGCGGCCGCGATCGTCGTCGTCCTCGCGGCGACGGCCTGCGGCCCCACGGACGACAAGGCCGCGGACACGACCAAGCCGGTCGGGGCCGCCGCAGCCGCTCAGGACAGCAAGGCCCCGCCCGCCGCCGACGGCGCCTACGGCTCCGACGGAGGCTACGGTGCCGCGGGAGGAGGCTCCGGAGCCGCGCCCGCCACGGACGCCAAGCCGGCCGGACAGCTCGCGATGGCCTCCAACGACAAGGTTGGGCCGGTCCTGACCGACAGCGCCGGCTTCACCCTCTACCGCTTCGACAAGGACACGGCCAAGCCGCCGAAGTCCAACTGCGACGGGGACTGCGAGAAGACCTGGCCGGTGGTCGCCGCCGGTGACGTCACCGCCGCCGCCGGCATGGACCCGGCGCTGCTGGGCGAGGTGGTGCGCACCGACGGCAGCAAGCAGCTGACGGTGGGCGGGTGGCCCGCGTACCGCTACAGCAAGGACACCAAGGCGGGCGACGTCAACGGCCAAGGCGTCGGCGGCGTGTGGTTCGCGCTCGCGGCGGACGGCAAGAAGGCCGCGAAGGGGGCGCCCACCGCGGCCCCGGCGCCCGCGGCCCCGGCCGAGGGCGAGGCTCCGGCGGGCGGCGCCGCCGAGGCCGACGGGAAGCTGTCGGTGGCCAAGGACCCCAAGCTGGGCGAGCACATCGTCGACGGCAAGGGCATGACCGTCTACCGGTTCAAGCCGGACACCCAGTGGCCGATGACCTCCAAGTGCGTGGGTGACTGCCTCGCCAAGTGGCCGGTCGTCGCGCCGCTGGAGAAGGCCAACGACAAGGGGATCGTCGAGAAGAACTACACGGTGCTCAACCGCCCGGACGGCCAGAAGCAGCAGAGCGTCGACTGCTGGCCCGTCTACACCTTCAGCGGTGACAAGAAGCCCGGCGACATCAACGGCCAGGGCGTGGGCGGCACGTGGTACGCCGTGTCCCCCGACGGCAAGCTCATCACCGTCAAGTAG
- a CDS encoding LytR/AlgR family response regulator transcription factor — MLRVLAVDDEKPLLEELLYLLRSDPRVLSAEGASDATEALRRVTRALESGPDGADGIDVVFLDIHMAGLTGLDIARLLAGFARPPLIVFVTAHEGFAVQAFDLKAVDYVLKPVRPERLAEAVRRACEQSARSEETPEAPAPVAAADRAPEQIAVELGGVTRFVAIADISYVEAQGDYARLHTDEGSHLVRIPVSTLEERWAARGFVRIHRRHLVALGRIDELRLDAGTTSVRVGSAELQVSRRHARELRDLLMRQATG; from the coding sequence ATGCTGCGCGTACTGGCCGTCGACGACGAGAAGCCGCTCCTGGAGGAACTCCTCTACCTGCTGCGCTCGGACCCCCGGGTGCTCAGCGCGGAGGGCGCCTCGGACGCCACCGAGGCCCTGCGCCGGGTCACCCGGGCACTGGAGTCCGGTCCGGACGGGGCCGACGGCATCGACGTGGTCTTCCTGGACATTCACATGGCCGGGCTGACCGGGCTGGACATCGCCCGGCTGCTGGCCGGGTTCGCGCGGCCGCCGCTGATCGTGTTCGTCACCGCCCACGAGGGTTTCGCCGTACAGGCCTTCGACCTGAAGGCCGTGGACTACGTACTCAAGCCCGTGCGCCCGGAGCGGCTGGCCGAGGCCGTCCGGCGGGCCTGCGAACAGTCGGCCCGGTCCGAGGAGACCCCGGAGGCGCCGGCGCCGGTGGCCGCCGCCGACCGCGCCCCGGAACAGATCGCCGTCGAACTGGGCGGCGTCACCCGCTTCGTGGCGATCGCGGACATCTCCTACGTCGAGGCGCAGGGCGACTACGCCCGCCTGCACACCGACGAGGGCAGCCACCTGGTCCGGATCCCGGTGTCCACGCTGGAGGAGCGCTGGGCGGCGCGCGGTTTCGTACGCATCCACCGACGGCATCTGGTGGCCCTGGGCCGGATCGACGAGCTGCGGCTGGACGCCGGGACCACGAGCGTCCGGGTGGGGTCGGCGGAGCTCCAGGTGAGCCGCAGGCACGCGCGGGAGCTGCGGGACCTGCTCATGCGTCAGGCGACCGGCTGA
- a CDS encoding sodium/solute symporter, producing the protein MNQTYALTAVAVVVLVTILVGALGLRISRTTSDFYVASRTVGPRLNAAAISGEYLSAASFLGVAGLVLLQGPEMLWYPVGYTAGYVVLLVLVAAPLRRSGAYTLPDFAQARLESLVVRRIAVLFVVGVGWLYLLPQLQGAGLTLEILTGAPHWAGGVVVACVVTVAVAAGGMRSVTFVQAFQYWLKLTALLVPAFFLLAAWAGDGAPRATFDAPAVFREQTAVTVAEDVRLSVADPVTVTVTGQVDGLRYVAAPLTLAAGEHSVQAGARLEFAPHTPVPDSRTETGPGVSTWSVPLSGGPHEHRLYATYGLILATFLGTMGLPHVAVRFYTSPDGRSARRTTLVVLALVGFFYLLPPVYGALGRIYAPELALTGDADAAVLVLPERMLGGLLGELLGALLAGGAFAAFLSTASGLTMAVAGVLHQDVLPARGVRSFRSAAVVAIAVPLAGSVAATQVPVADAVGLAFAVSASSFCPLLVLGIWWRGLTPPGAVAGLVTGGGAALGAVLATRAGLAPPGWTHTLLAWPAAWSVPLGFLTMVVVSLATRSRIPAGTAATLARLHLPEVVAGERAGGPR; encoded by the coding sequence GTGAACCAGACGTACGCGCTGACCGCGGTCGCCGTCGTCGTCCTGGTCACGATCCTGGTCGGCGCGCTGGGCCTGCGGATATCCCGGACGACCTCCGACTTCTACGTCGCCTCGCGCACGGTGGGGCCCCGGCTGAACGCGGCCGCCATCAGCGGGGAGTACCTGTCCGCCGCGTCCTTCCTCGGAGTGGCGGGGCTGGTGCTGCTGCAGGGCCCGGAGATGCTCTGGTACCCGGTGGGGTACACCGCCGGGTACGTGGTGCTGCTCGTCCTCGTGGCGGCCCCCCTGCGCCGCTCGGGCGCGTACACGCTGCCCGACTTCGCCCAGGCGCGGCTGGAGTCGCTGGTGGTGCGCCGGATCGCGGTGCTGTTCGTGGTCGGGGTCGGCTGGCTGTACCTGCTGCCGCAGTTGCAGGGGGCCGGGCTGACGCTGGAGATCCTGACCGGCGCCCCGCACTGGGCCGGCGGGGTGGTCGTCGCGTGCGTGGTGACGGTGGCGGTCGCGGCGGGCGGGATGCGCTCCGTCACCTTCGTCCAGGCCTTCCAGTACTGGCTGAAGCTCACGGCCCTGCTGGTACCGGCCTTCTTCCTGCTCGCCGCCTGGGCCGGGGACGGCGCCCCGCGGGCCACGTTCGACGCGCCCGCCGTCTTCCGGGAACAGACCGCGGTGACGGTCGCGGAGGACGTGCGGCTGTCCGTGGCCGATCCGGTGACGGTGACGGTGACCGGGCAGGTGGACGGCCTGCGGTATGTGGCCGCGCCGCTGACCCTGGCCGCCGGTGAGCACTCCGTACAGGCCGGCGCGCGGCTGGAGTTCGCCCCGCACACGCCCGTTCCGGACAGCCGGACGGAGACCGGGCCCGGCGTGTCCACCTGGTCGGTGCCGCTGTCCGGCGGGCCGCACGAGCACCGTCTGTACGCCACCTACGGGCTGATCCTGGCGACCTTCCTCGGCACGATGGGCCTGCCGCACGTCGCGGTGCGCTTCTACACCAGCCCCGACGGGCGGAGCGCGCGGCGCACCACGCTGGTCGTGCTCGCGCTGGTCGGCTTCTTCTACCTGCTGCCGCCGGTGTACGGGGCGCTGGGCCGGATCTACGCCCCCGAGCTCGCCCTCACCGGCGACGCGGACGCGGCGGTGCTGGTGCTGCCCGAGCGGATGCTGGGCGGGCTGCTCGGCGAGCTGCTGGGCGCGCTGCTGGCCGGGGGCGCCTTCGCGGCGTTCCTGTCGACGGCCTCGGGACTGACCATGGCGGTGGCGGGGGTGCTGCACCAGGACGTGCTGCCCGCGCGCGGGGTGCGCAGTTTCCGCTCGGCGGCGGTCGTGGCGATCGCGGTGCCGCTGGCCGGGAGCGTGGCGGCCACGCAGGTGCCGGTGGCGGACGCGGTGGGCCTGGCCTTCGCCGTGTCGGCGTCCTCGTTCTGTCCGCTGCTGGTGCTCGGCATCTGGTGGCGCGGGCTGACCCCGCCGGGTGCGGTGGCCGGGCTGGTCACCGGCGGCGGGGCGGCGCTGGGCGCGGTCCTGGCGACCCGGGCCGGTCTGGCCCCGCCGGGGTGGACGCACACGCTGCTGGCGTGGCCCGCGGCGTGGTCGGTGCCGCTCGGCTTCCTGACGATGGTGGTGGTGTCCCTGGCCACGCGGTCGCGGATACCGGCGGGGACGGCGGCCACCCTGGCCCGGCTGCACCTGCCCGAGGTCGTGGCCGGGGAGCGGGCGGGGGGTCCGCGGTGA
- a CDS encoding sensor histidine kinase produces MSGIAPAVLAVLTVAGAVLLLGAGWAAGRWHARHGERTAGLDLGTPVERATFHTLHTASLAAPPLRAGLTEDAARKAARRLRSLLGTDALCLTDRESVLAWDGPGADHHQRRAMAGVAVMLESGRSQSVRTGCQRPDCALKWAVVAPLTGEDGVLGALVAYGSRESAVLVRAATEVARWVSVQLELSELDRSRTRLMEAEIKALRAQISPHFIFNSLAAIASFVRTDPERARELLLEFADFTRYSFRRHGDFTTLADELRSVQQYLALAGARFGDRLKVTLQVAPEVLPVALPFLCLQPLVENAVKHGLEDSTKECRITITAQDAGAEAVITVEDNGIGMDPALLRRILAGERGGSSGIGLPNVDERIRQVYGDEYGPVMETGVGAGMKVTLRIPKYRAGVHSSPSAHRPPRP; encoded by the coding sequence GTGAGCGGGATCGCACCGGCCGTACTGGCCGTGCTGACGGTGGCCGGTGCCGTCCTGCTGCTGGGCGCGGGCTGGGCGGCCGGCCGGTGGCACGCCCGTCACGGGGAGCGTACGGCCGGCCTGGACCTGGGGACCCCGGTGGAGCGGGCCACCTTCCACACCCTGCACACGGCTTCGCTGGCCGCTCCCCCGCTGCGGGCGGGGCTGACCGAGGACGCGGCCCGCAAGGCTGCCCGGCGGCTGCGCTCGCTGCTGGGCACGGACGCGCTGTGCCTCACCGACCGGGAGTCGGTGCTGGCCTGGGACGGCCCGGGCGCCGACCACCACCAGCGCCGGGCGATGGCCGGGGTGGCGGTGATGCTGGAGTCGGGGCGCAGCCAGAGCGTGCGGACCGGCTGCCAGCGGCCCGACTGTGCGCTGAAGTGGGCGGTAGTGGCCCCCCTCACCGGTGAGGACGGGGTGCTGGGCGCGCTGGTGGCGTACGGGTCGCGGGAGTCGGCGGTACTGGTGCGGGCGGCCACCGAGGTCGCTCGGTGGGTGTCCGTACAGCTGGAGCTGTCGGAGCTGGACCGGTCCCGGACGCGGCTGATGGAGGCGGAGATCAAAGCGCTGCGGGCGCAGATCTCCCCGCATTTCATCTTCAACTCCCTGGCGGCGATAGCCTCGTTCGTCCGGACCGATCCGGAGCGGGCCCGGGAACTGCTGCTGGAGTTCGCGGACTTCACCCGGTACTCGTTCCGGCGGCACGGTGATTTCACCACGCTCGCCGACGAGTTGCGGTCCGTCCAGCAGTACCTGGCGCTGGCCGGGGCCCGGTTCGGTGACCGGCTGAAGGTGACCCTGCAGGTGGCGCCGGAGGTCCTGCCGGTGGCACTGCCCTTCCTGTGCCTGCAGCCCCTGGTGGAGAACGCGGTCAAGCACGGGCTGGAGGACTCCACCAAGGAGTGCCGGATCACGATCACGGCGCAGGACGCGGGCGCGGAGGCGGTGATCACGGTGGAGGACAACGGGATCGGGATGGACCCGGCCCTGCTGCGCCGGATCCTGGCCGGGGAGCGCGGCGGTTCCTCCGGTATCGGGCTGCCCAATGTCGACGAGCGGATCCGTCAGGTGTACGGGGACGAGTACGGCCCGGTGATGGAGACGGGCGTGGGGGCGGGCATGAAGGTCACCCTGCGCATCCCCAAGTACCGCGCGGGCGTGCACAGTTCCCCCTCGGCACACCGACCTCCCCGGCCCTGA